From Thermococcus sp.:
AAAGCTCCGTGAGGGCTGGAAGAAAGTCCTCTTCAGCTGAAAAGCTTTGCCTTTATCTCCTTTTTGAGTTCCTCAATCATCTCTATGAGCTCGTCTGCGTCTTTAACTTCCTTAAGGCTCTCCTTCGGAATGAGGGGCACCTCCTTAACGACCTCAGTCTTGGTCTTTTCGAGGATAAAAACGCCGTCGGAGTTAATTATCTTTCCAACCTCCGCAACCATCTCAACCCTCTTGAGGGTGGAGCGTGTCTTCTTCTCGTCTATGCCGGTGAGGATTCTAAATTCCTCCCCCTTCGAGACCGCGTTGAAGGGCGCTTTCTTAACCTTCACAAGGCCGAGGCCGAGGTGCTTCAACCTCTCAAAAACCTCCTTTTCCAGCGGGCTTTCCGGTTTAACGTCGAGTTTTGCCTCGACATTTGCGTTGAGTACGTCAATCGGCTCCGCGAGGGGTTCGTCAAAGAGCTCTTCAAGTCTAATAGCCACATCGAGGGAAACCGCCTGCTCGCCCCTCTCGTAGTTCAAGAGCGTTTTCCTGGAAACCCCGAGCAGTCCGGCCAGCTCGTTGATTGAATAGCCGTGCCTCTCCCTGAGCTCTTTCAAAAGTTGGCCGTTTATCCTGACGTAGAGTCCCCCGCGCTCCGCAAAGATTGCCGGGAGCTCATTTTTCATGAAAACATCGTAGAGGGTCTCCGGTCTAAGGGCATAGATTCCAAAGCGCTCATAGACAACACCCTCCTCAAGTTCGGCGTTTTTTGAGCGGAGACCAACAATGAGGGGCGAAGCGTTGAAGAACTTGGCGAGCCTCTTTAAATCTTCGGCCTGTTCCTCGGTGACCGTGTCTATGTTAGAGACGACCTTGATGAAGAGAAGGAGGACTAATCTGCTTGCGACTATGTCAAAGCATGAGCCCCTGAACTCAAGGCGGGCCGTTTTGTAACCGGCACTCCTCAGTATTGCCTCGACGGTTTTAATCAGTTTCTCCCTCACCATTGGGTTTAAATACTCATAACCGCTTAATAAAGTTAAGGTGCTTTTTCATGAGGCCCCTCATCCTGAAGGGTACCCTAGTTTCCCTTGCCGTTCCTATAAGGGAGGACCTTAAAAAGGCGTGGCTCTGGTACAACGACCGCCAGGTAAGGCTCTTTCTGACAAACCCGGATGGAATCTTGTTCCTTGAGGATGAAGCTGAGTGGTATGAAAGGCTTAGACGCGAAAAAGAACGCAACAGGGTCTTCGCAATCATTGAAAACGCAACATCATCGCTTGTCGGCTTTCTCGGCCTCCACAAAATAAACCACCTCGATGGAAACGCAGAGTTGGGCTATACTATAGCTAGAGAACATTGGGGAAGAGGTTACGCCACAGAGGCTGTCAGGCTGGCTTTAATCTATGCCTTCGAGTGGCTCAACCTCAGAAAGGTCTACGCAAGGGTTTATGAGCCAA
This genomic window contains:
- a CDS encoding transcriptional regulator is translated as MVREKLIKTVEAILRSAGYKTARLEFRGSCFDIVASRLVLLLFIKVVSNIDTVTEEQAEDLKRLAKFFNASPLIVGLRSKNAELEEGVVYERFGIYALRPETLYDVFMKNELPAIFAERGGLYVRINGQLLKELRERHGYSINELAGLLGVSRKTLLNYERGEQAVSLDVAIRLEELFDEPLAEPIDVLNANVEAKLDVKPESPLEKEVFERLKHLGLGLVKVKKAPFNAVSKGEEFRILTGIDEKKTRSTLKRVEMVAEVGKIINSDGVFILEKTKTEVVKEVPLIPKESLKEVKDADELIEMIEELKKEIKAKLFS
- a CDS encoding GNAT family protein, encoding MRPLILKGTLVSLAVPIREDLKKAWLWYNDRQVRLFLTNPDGILFLEDEAEWYERLRREKERNRVFAIIENATSSLVGFLGLHKINHLDGNAELGYTIAREHWGRGYATEAVRLALIYAFEWLNLRKVYARVYEPNVASIRVLKKNGFEPVGRLRKHHYVPGYGFVDELIFERFREE